From the Salvelinus fontinalis isolate EN_2023a chromosome 35, ASM2944872v1, whole genome shotgun sequence genome, one window contains:
- the LOC129834724 gene encoding protein phosphatase 1 regulatory subunit 3E, with protein sequence METEAVRSVVVMLPPKNCLPRNYSCIAGLFGSLAADPRLEDEEGMELNGTSEPIEMHHVVDERPRGRESFLKPPQSPNLRRRCKSLPTPIERAKLEISRSRSPCSKKKVRFADSLGLELTSVKHFNDTDMPDVPERIMARFDRGPLHLNPFDKFPRAPTTQSSFMELQFKNPGTLPGFTEKVKEVKVLLECAEADEFSLSGVVRVLNMAFEKSVYLRFSINNWITFMDSLASYIPESSDGVTDKFSFKIITPTTFLESGGTFQFAIRYCVGGDEYWDNNNGVNYKVRRHRFKISPPREWEDGWIHFI encoded by the coding sequence ATGGAAACCGAGGCTGTGCGTTCTGTTGTGGTCATGCTGCCTCCCAAGAACTGCCTCCCGAGGAACTACAGCTGCATAGCTGGGTTGTTCGGGAGCTTGGCAGCAGACCCGAGACTAGAAGACGAAGAGGGGATGGAGCTGAACGGAACAAGCGAGCCCATCGAGATGCACCATGTGGTGGATGAGAGACCAAGAGGCCGGGAATCCTTCCTCAAACCGCCGCAGAGTCCGAACCTGCGCCGGAGGTGCAAGTCTCTGCCGACCCCCATAGAGAGAGCGAAGCTTGAGATCTCCCGCAGCCGGAGTCCCTGCAGCAAGAAAAAGGTCCGTTTCGCCGACTCTCTGGGTCTGGAGCTCACCTCTGTGAAGCACTTCAATGACACAGACATGCCCGATGTGCCGGAGCGCATAATGGCCAGATTCGACAGGGGTCCCCTCCATCTGAACCCCTTTGACAAGTTCCCCAGGGCACCGACCACCCAGTCAAGTTTTATGGAGTTGCAATTCAAGAACCCCGGGACCCTGCCAGGCTTTACTGAGAAAGTGAaagaagtgaaagtgttgttgGAGTGTGCTGAAGCCGACGAGTTCAGTCTGTCGGGCGTCGTGCGGGTTTTGAACATGGCTTTCGAGAAAAGTGTCTATTTGAGGTTCTCAATCAACAACTGGATAACCTTCATGGACAGTCTGGCATCATATATCCCAGAATCAAGCGACGGCGTGACAGACAAATTCTCCTTTAAGATAATCACCCCAACAACGTTTCTGGAGAGCGGAGGCACATTCCAGTTTGCCATTAGATACTGTGTTGGTGGAGATGAGTATTGGGACAATAATAACGGGGTCAACTACAAAGTGCGACGCCACAGGTTTAAGATTTCTCCACCCCGTGAGTGGGAGGATGGCTGGATTCACTTCATCTAA